Proteins from a genomic interval of Lolium perenne isolate Kyuss_39 chromosome 1, Kyuss_2.0, whole genome shotgun sequence:
- the LOC127341530 gene encoding pathogenesis-related protein PRB1-3-like, with product MAEMKYSPKQLVAVLFLALASTMIVTAQNTVQDMLDAHNTVRASVGVPPVVWDDTVATYADAFAEKRRADCLFEFSPLGRPYGENVFVGTGSEWNYVDALNWWVAEKQYYDHATNTCSAPPGKSCDAYKQVVWRDTTAIGCQGLVCDGNAGVYVICDYSPPGNVVGQTPY from the coding sequence ATGGCCGAGATGAAGTACTCACCGAAGCAGCTAGTTGCAGTACTGTTCTTAGCTCTTGCGTCCACCATGATCGTCACTGCCCAGAACACGGTGCAGGATATGTTGGACGCGCACAACACGGTGCGCGCCAGCGTCGGTGTGCCACCGGTGGTGTGGGATGACACGGTGGCGACGTACGCGGATGCGTTCGCGGAGAAACGCCGTGCCGACTGCCTTTTTGAATTCTCTCCACTAGGCCGCCCATACGGAGAGAATGTCTTCGTGGGAACCGGTTCCGAATGGAATTATGTGGACGCCCTGAACTGGTGGGTAGCGGAGAAGCAGTACTACGACCACGCCACCAACACCTGCTCCGCGCCTCCTGGTAAGTCGTGCGATGCATACAAGCAGGTGGTGTGGAGGGACACGACGGCCATAGGGTGCCAAGGTCTCGTCTGTGATGGCAACGCTGGCGTGTATGTCATATGCGACTACAGCCCGCCGGGCAACGTGGTGGGGCAGACTCCATATTAG